The DNA sequence AATTTTGATGGCTGGGTTGGCTGGATTTGCACCAGCGCTGCACGCGAAGAAGCGTGCTGCCAAGCTTGGCTGAACCCAACGGCCCACCTGCTTTTGCGTTCGCCAGCGGAAGTGTTTTGGCATGCGTCCTGTTTCGCTGGCGGTACTCATAGTTTGGAACGTTTTTTGCCCGTTATTCACTGCGATAATATGGTAATTTTTTACGTTTTATCGACGCCGTCATTAGGAAATATGTAAAAGTAAGAGGCATCTTAGAGGAGGAAGCAGCATGAATGTGTGTCCACTTTGCAACGGGCTGCGCCGGGTGACAGTGTATTGCAGCTATTGCCGGCAGCCGATGGAAGACCAAGGGAAAGTGACGGATTATTTCGATGACTACAGTCCGTACATGGATGCGGATGTGATGAAGCTTGCTGACGGTTACCCGCACACATATCGAAACCATGAATGCGTCCATCTGTTCTATTGCCCGCACTGCCGGGAGGAGGAGGTGCGGTTCATTAAAGAATAGGCTCTAGCGATGCGCTAGAGCCGAATAAGTCTATATACAAACAATGGGGGGAGCTTACTTCTCATCCGCCGCCCGGATGCGCCGCTCCGTCTCGACGTCGAAGAAATGCGCTTTGTTCAAGTCAAACGCAAGGTCGATGCGGTGGCCCGGCTTGATTTCCGTGCGGGCGTCAATGCGGGCGACAAACTCCTGGCCGCCGATGTTTGAATAAATCATCGATTCGGCGCCAAGCAGCTCAGCGACTTCAACATGCGCGGTAATTTTTGTCATTGGCGATGCCTCCAAGAAGAGCGGCTCATCATGAATGTCTTCCGGACGGATGCCCAAAATGACTTCCTTGCCGACGTACCCTTGGCTGCGCAGCACTTTCATTTTCCCTTCTGGCACGCCGAATGTCGTCTGGCCGACGACAAACTTGCCGTCTTGCAGCGTTCCTCTAATAAAGTTCATCGCTGGCGAGCCGATAAAGCCGCCGACGAAGATGTTTTCCGGTTTCTCATACACTTCGCGCGGCGTTCCGACTTGCTGGATGACGCCGTCTTTCATGACGACGAGGCGGGTGGCCATCGTCATCGCTTCCGTTTGGTCATGGGTGACGTAAATCGTTGTCGTTTCAAGACGCTGATGGAGTTTGGCGATTTCCGAGCGCATTTGCACGCGTAATTTGGCGTCCAAGTTTGAAAGCGGTTCGTCCATTAAAAACACTTTCGCATCGCGGACGATGGCGCGTCCCAATGCTACGCGCTGCCGCTGTCCGCCGGAGAGCGCCTTCGGTTTGCGGTCCAAATATTGCTCAAGGCCGAGAATGCGAGCTGCTTCACGGACGCGTTTCTCGATTTCCGCTTTCGGGAACTTGCGCAGTTTTAAGCCGAACGCCATGTTATCATAGACGCTCATATGCGGATAAAGGGCGTAGTTTTGGAATACCATGGCAATATCGCGGTCTTTGGGCGGTACATCGTTCACTCGTTTTCCATCGATGTAGAGATCGCCTTTAGAAATTTCCTCCAGGCCTGCAATCATCCGCAATGTTGTCGACTTGCCGCAGCCGGACGGACCGACAAAGACGATGAATTCCTTATCTTGAATATGTAAGTTAAAATCTTTTACAGCCGTGACATTGTTATCGTAAATCTTATACACATGATCCAACACGAGTTCCGCCATCACGAATCCCCCTTTATTGAAATCGTTTTCTCACACTCATATTATATAGATGAATGTGAATATTCGTGAATAGACAAGGTGCACAAAAAAAGTCGCCCGTTTTCGGCAACATGACGGGGAAGCGTCCGCTGCTACGCACGGCGTTGGTGCAAAATAGCCAAATAGGCAGCCGCGGCGCCTTTAAACCGCTTGATGTCAATGCCGGTTTGCTCGGCCCATTTGTCGATCCGATATTGCAAGCTATTGCGGTGCATATATAGTTTTTTCGCCGCCATGGAGACGTTTAAATTGCACTCTAAAAATGTTTCCATGGCGCGCACTTCCTCTTCGCCCAGCCCATCGAGAAACGATAAAATTTGCCCTGTCTTGCCGTCGTCTGCTGCGCTTTCAAGGAGTGGAAGCGGAATGACGTCCTCCCATTCGTACACCGTCTGTTTCGGCCAAAAGCGCCGGGCGGCGGCAAAACATTGCTGCTCGAGAAGG is a window from the Geobacillus stearothermophilus ATCC 12980 genome containing:
- a CDS encoding ABC transporter ATP-binding protein encodes the protein MAELVLDHVYKIYDNNVTAVKDFNLHIQDKEFIVFVGPSGCGKSTTLRMIAGLEEISKGDLYIDGKRVNDVPPKDRDIAMVFQNYALYPHMSVYDNMAFGLKLRKFPKAEIEKRVREAARILGLEQYLDRKPKALSGGQRQRVALGRAIVRDAKVFLMDEPLSNLDAKLRVQMRSEIAKLHQRLETTTIYVTHDQTEAMTMATRLVVMKDGVIQQVGTPREVYEKPENIFVGGFIGSPAMNFIRGTLQDGKFVVGQTTFGVPEGKMKVLRSQGYVGKEVILGIRPEDIHDEPLFLEASPMTKITAHVEVAELLGAESMIYSNIGGQEFVARIDARTEIKPGHRIDLAFDLNKAHFFDVETERRIRAADEK